A stretch of the Flavobacterium sp. 5 genome encodes the following:
- a CDS encoding heavy metal translocating P-type ATPase, producing the protein MKHQHKYDANGKQLCCTLEEKINHKTDKQTGCCTTHNEPENHSDDDGHDHDHSTEGKSTFQLFLPAIISFALLLIAIGFDNYFPQSWFTGWVRIAWYGVAYVPVGFPVIKEAFESIRNGEIFSEFLLMVIATIGAFAIGEYPEGVAVMLFYAVGEVFQTLAVQRAKSNIKLLLDQRPDTATVIKDGNTIDKKASEITIGEIIQLKPGEKLALDGKLLSDNASLNTSALTGESKPDTKQKGETVLAGMINLNTVVQVEVTTAYSDSKLSKILEMVQDATAKKAPTELFIRKFAKIYTPIVVFLAIAICVLPMLFVDNYVFREWLYRALVFLVISCPCALVISIPLGYFGGIGSASKNGILFKGSTFLDIMASIQVVVMDKTGTLTKGVFKVQKVVAVDIPEADLVKYTSALETKSTHPVGTAIIEYAKGAEKSVVVTDVEEIAGHGLKGRVDGNEILAGNVKLMKKFNISYDAEIDNTPFTIIVIAINQKYAGYFLIADEIKEDAKQAIQSLHKINVKTVMLSGDKQAVVDAVAKELNIDQAYGDLLPENKVEKVEELKSQNLKIAFVGDGVNDAPVVALADAGIAMGGLGSDATIETADIVIQNDQPYKIFTAINIGKKTKQIVYQNIGLAFAVKAIVLVLGAGGLATMWEAVFADVGVALLAILNAVRIQRMKF; encoded by the coding sequence ATGAAACACCAACACAAATACGATGCAAACGGCAAACAGCTTTGTTGCACATTGGAAGAAAAAATAAATCACAAAACCGACAAACAAACTGGCTGTTGTACAACTCACAATGAACCTGAAAATCATTCGGACGATGATGGACACGACCATGATCATTCAACCGAAGGAAAGTCTACTTTTCAATTGTTCTTGCCAGCAATAATAAGTTTTGCGTTATTACTCATTGCTATTGGTTTTGACAACTATTTTCCTCAATCGTGGTTCACAGGATGGGTGCGTATTGCTTGGTATGGAGTAGCTTATGTACCTGTGGGTTTTCCTGTAATAAAAGAAGCTTTTGAAAGCATTCGTAATGGCGAAATATTTTCGGAATTTTTATTAATGGTAATTGCAACTATTGGAGCATTTGCCATTGGTGAATATCCCGAAGGTGTTGCTGTTATGTTATTTTATGCTGTTGGCGAAGTATTTCAAACATTAGCTGTTCAAAGAGCAAAAAGTAACATCAAATTATTATTGGATCAAAGACCTGATACCGCTACAGTAATCAAAGATGGAAATACTATTGATAAAAAAGCATCTGAAATTACTATCGGCGAAATCATCCAATTAAAACCTGGAGAAAAATTAGCTCTCGACGGAAAATTACTTTCTGACAATGCTTCCTTAAATACATCTGCTTTAACGGGTGAAAGTAAACCCGATACGAAACAAAAAGGAGAAACTGTTCTTGCCGGAATGATTAATCTAAATACTGTTGTTCAGGTGGAAGTTACAACTGCCTATTCTGATAGTAAACTCTCAAAAATCTTGGAAATGGTTCAGGATGCAACAGCGAAAAAAGCACCAACAGAACTATTCATCCGAAAGTTTGCTAAAATTTATACGCCTATAGTTGTTTTTTTAGCAATTGCAATTTGTGTGTTACCTATGCTTTTTGTCGATAATTATGTGTTTAGAGAGTGGTTATACAGAGCATTAGTTTTCTTGGTTATTTCTTGTCCTTGTGCGTTAGTAATTTCGATTCCTTTAGGATATTTTGGTGGAATTGGTTCCGCTAGTAAAAACGGAATCTTATTCAAAGGTTCTACTTTTCTCGATATAATGGCATCAATCCAAGTAGTGGTAATGGATAAAACAGGAACGTTGACCAAAGGTGTTTTCAAAGTTCAAAAAGTTGTAGCCGTTGATATTCCCGAAGCCGATTTAGTAAAATATACATCGGCACTCGAAACCAAATCTACTCATCCTGTTGGAACTGCTATTATTGAATATGCAAAAGGCGCTGAAAAAAGTGTAGTCGTTACCGATGTCGAAGAAATTGCAGGACACGGACTAAAAGGCAGAGTAGATGGAAACGAAATCTTGGCAGGAAACGTAAAATTGATGAAGAAATTCAACATCAGTTACGATGCTGAAATTGACAATACGCCATTTACAATAATCGTTATTGCTATCAATCAAAAATATGCAGGATACTTTCTAATTGCTGATGAAATCAAAGAAGATGCCAAACAAGCAATCCAAAGTTTGCATAAAATAAATGTAAAAACAGTAATGCTTTCAGGCGATAAACAAGCTGTTGTTGATGCTGTGGCAAAAGAGTTAAATATAGATCAGGCTTATGGTGATTTATTGCCTGAAAACAAAGTCGAAAAAGTCGAGGAATTAAAATCTCAAAACTTAAAAATTGCCTTTGTTGGCGATGGCGTAAATGATGCGCCAGTAGTTGCCCTTGCTGATGCAGGGATTGCAATGGGCGGTTTAGGCAGTGATGCAACAATTGAAACTGCAGATATTGTCATTCAAAATGACCAGCCTTATAAAATATTTACAGCGATAAACATCGGTAAAAAAACCAAGCAGATTGTTTATCAAAACATTGGTTTGGCTTTTGCGGTAAAAGCAATTGTTCTTGTTCTTGGAGCTGGTGGTTTGGCAACAATGTGGGAAGCCGTTTTTGCAGATGTAGGTGTAGCATTGCTTGCCATTTTAAACGCAGTTAGAATACAACGAATGAAGTTTTAA
- a CDS encoding DUF3943 domain-containing protein, with translation MIQTKKNIYSLLFTLMGIATFAQQISTSSTNQFSFDNSLLTFNSSIDKLENDNTNSYPFDKEDSFQLDSSFYVKDSLVYPPTTKDYRKLGYNTALFAGTTVVIYGVLLLLPESVTKWDKEEMRKNGITAKWKENVKAGPVVDSDNFFFNYVTHPYAGAVYYMTARSCGFNIFESFTYSAIMSTFFWEYGVEAFAEIPSVQDLIITPIVGSAMGEGFFYAKKSILKNDSRVLNSRFLGKTSLFFMDPFNTIMDGCGYKQKVKTQLNVAPVGFNPYTKNTTWGLSFSASF, from the coding sequence ATGATTCAAACAAAGAAAAATATTTACAGCTTACTTTTTACATTGATGGGAATTGCAACATTTGCACAACAAATCAGCACCAGTAGTACTAACCAATTCTCATTTGACAACTCTTTATTAACTTTTAATTCTAGTATTGATAAATTAGAAAATGACAATACTAACAGTTATCCTTTTGACAAAGAGGATTCATTCCAATTAGACTCTTCTTTTTATGTTAAAGATTCCCTTGTATATCCACCTACAACAAAAGATTATAGAAAATTAGGATATAATACCGCTCTTTTCGCAGGTACTACTGTTGTTATTTACGGTGTTTTATTGTTGCTTCCTGAAAGCGTAACGAAATGGGACAAAGAAGAAATGAGAAAAAACGGAATTACAGCCAAATGGAAAGAGAATGTGAAAGCGGGTCCTGTAGTAGATAGTGACAACTTTTTTTTTAATTATGTTACCCATCCCTATGCTGGAGCGGTGTACTATATGACAGCTCGTAGTTGTGGCTTTAATATCTTTGAATCCTTTACTTATTCGGCTATAATGTCAACTTTCTTCTGGGAATACGGTGTTGAAGCTTTTGCAGAGATTCCTTCAGTGCAAGATTTAATTATTACACCTATTGTTGGTTCTGCAATGGGTGAGGGATTTTTTTATGCGAAGAAAAGCATTCTTAAAAATGATTCCAGAGTTTTAAATTCGCGCTTTTTAGGAAAAACGTCTTTATTTTTTATGGATCCATTTAATACTATAATGGATGGTTGCGGCTACAAGCAAAAGGTAAAAACACAACTTAATGTAGCTCCGGTAGGATTCAATCCATATACTAAAAATACTACATGGGGACTTAGTTTTTCGGCCAGTTTTTAA
- a CDS encoding helix-turn-helix domain-containing protein: MHESLDEIERYVISKVREIRETKNVTQEELSLSIGKNITFISQIEAPSKKAKYNVVHLNLIAKALDCSPKDFWPDKAL; encoded by the coding sequence ATGCATGAATCATTAGATGAAATAGAACGTTATGTTATCTCTAAAGTCAGAGAAATTAGAGAAACTAAAAATGTTACACAAGAAGAGCTGTCATTATCAATTGGTAAAAACATTACATTTATTTCTCAAATAGAAGCACCATCAAAAAAAGCCAAATACAATGTTGTACATTTGAATTTAATTGCGAAAGCTTTAGATTGTTCTCCAAAAGACTTTTGGCCAGATAAGGCGTTGTGA
- a CDS encoding SusC/RagA family TonB-linked outer membrane protein, whose translation MNNFSFFRGGKAFCFLFLMGVILSFSPLQANNSLRHSLVTIQQFKIQGTVTDGGNPLAGVSISIKGKPNATVTDYNGHYTLSASPEDILVFSYIGYRTQQVSVQGRTTINISLQENTTKLQEVKINAGYYSVKNSERTGSISKITTKDIEKQPVTNVLATMQGRMAGVDITQDTGTPGGGFQIKIRGLNSLREEGNEPLYIIDGVPYSSEVIGYSNTTSGIPTPTSPLNSINPNDIESIEVLKDADATAIYGSRGANGVVLITTKKGKAGKTNVTVSASSGIGKVTKMIDLMNTQQYLEMRRQGFANDGVTTYPDWAYDINGTWDQNRNTDWQKELLGGTAVITNMQASVSGGSDLTQYLLSGTYHTETTVLPGDFEYDKAAVHFSMNHRSEDKKFKLTFSTGYTAQDNLQPETDISRTARNLAPNAPALYDADGNLNFENSTFRNPLAALRAITTAKTNDLIANTVLSYQISPSWELKANLGLTDLKNAEQRLLPSTMYDPAYGLGSNRSSMFSNNTQRKSWIVEPQLRWNHDFGISKIDILVGGTAQQQTSSRLYLFGYGFASNSQITDIASATQKSIYVSDETLYKYQAFFGRLNYNWDQKYIVNITGRRDGSSRFGPGKQFATFGAVGAAWLFSKENFLKENTVLSFGKLRASYGSSGSDQIGDYQYLDTYTSSGLNYNGAIGLDPTRLYNPDFSWEINKKLEAALEMGLLSDRIFFTLAWYRNRSSNQLVGIPLPGTTGFSSINANLNATVQNMGLEFTLRTLNFESRNFKWTTNFNISASHNKLLSFPGLEGSTYSNRYVIGESTSIVKTYQLNGVNPQTGLYEVEDINKDGMITSLEDKKNIEDLTPKYFGGLENQFQYGNWQLDFLFQFVKQKNYDYSPSVPGGSFFNQNSDMTNAWQHAGDQVPFQMNTSGENGDAVNAYYNYLDSNASIVNASFIRLKNVALSYDLPQQAIKGVHCKISLLGQNVLTFTPYKGGDPEFKYTAYLPPLRIITAGVQLTF comes from the coding sequence ATGAATAATTTTTCATTTTTCAGGGGTGGAAAGGCTTTTTGTTTCCTTTTTTTAATGGGTGTCATCCTGTCTTTTTCCCCTTTACAAGCCAACAATTCACTACGGCATAGTCTTGTAACTATCCAACAGTTTAAAATTCAAGGAACTGTAACCGATGGTGGCAATCCCTTAGCAGGCGTAAGCATTTCGATAAAAGGAAAACCAAATGCCACCGTAACAGATTACAATGGTCATTACACCCTTTCTGCCTCACCAGAAGATATTTTAGTTTTTTCGTATATAGGATACAGAACGCAACAGGTTTCCGTGCAAGGGCGCACCACAATCAACATCAGCTTACAGGAAAACACGACCAAACTTCAGGAGGTCAAGATCAATGCGGGATACTATTCTGTAAAGAACAGTGAACGCACCGGTAGCATTTCCAAAATAACTACCAAAGACATCGAGAAACAACCTGTTACCAATGTATTGGCCACGATGCAGGGGCGTATGGCGGGAGTAGATATCACGCAAGACACAGGAACTCCCGGCGGTGGGTTTCAAATAAAGATACGAGGACTCAACAGTCTTCGTGAAGAAGGCAATGAACCACTGTATATTATTGATGGCGTGCCGTATTCGTCGGAAGTAATCGGATACAGCAATACTACTAGTGGAATACCTACACCTACCAGTCCGTTAAACAGTATTAATCCCAACGATATTGAGAGCATAGAAGTTCTAAAAGATGCCGATGCAACGGCTATCTACGGTTCACGCGGTGCCAATGGCGTGGTACTGATTACTACCAAAAAAGGCAAGGCAGGGAAAACTAATGTAACAGTTTCTGCCTCCTCAGGAATTGGAAAAGTTACCAAAATGATAGACCTGATGAATACCCAGCAGTATCTGGAAATGAGAAGACAGGGTTTTGCCAATGATGGTGTTACTACATATCCCGATTGGGCGTATGACATTAATGGAACCTGGGATCAAAACCGCAATACCGATTGGCAGAAGGAACTTTTGGGCGGTACTGCGGTAATCACCAATATGCAGGCATCCGTATCGGGTGGTTCCGATTTAACTCAATACCTGTTGAGTGGTACCTATCACACTGAAACAACGGTACTCCCGGGAGATTTTGAGTACGATAAAGCGGCTGTTCATTTTAGCATGAACCATAGGAGTGAAGATAAAAAGTTTAAACTCACTTTTTCAACAGGCTATACCGCCCAAGACAATCTACAGCCTGAAACCGATATTAGCCGCACTGCACGAAATCTGGCTCCAAATGCCCCCGCTTTATATGATGCCGACGGTAACCTGAATTTTGAAAACAGTACCTTTAGAAATCCATTGGCAGCACTTCGCGCCATCACCACTGCAAAAACAAATGATCTTATTGCCAATACCGTACTTAGCTATCAAATATCCCCCAGTTGGGAACTCAAGGCTAACTTAGGCTTAACGGATTTAAAGAATGCTGAACAGCGACTATTGCCTTCGACGATGTATGATCCTGCCTATGGATTGGGAAGTAACCGCTCATCGATGTTTTCCAACAATACTCAAAGAAAATCATGGATTGTGGAACCGCAGCTTCGCTGGAACCATGATTTTGGAATAAGTAAAATTGACATACTGGTGGGGGGTACTGCGCAGCAGCAAACTTCTTCAAGGCTGTACCTGTTCGGATATGGTTTTGCCAGCAACAGCCAGATTACAGATATAGCTTCTGCCACGCAAAAATCCATTTATGTAAGCGATGAAACTCTGTATAAATACCAAGCCTTTTTTGGGCGGCTCAATTACAATTGGGATCAAAAATACATTGTGAACATAACAGGAAGAAGGGACGGCTCCAGCCGATTTGGTCCAGGTAAGCAGTTTGCCACTTTCGGAGCTGTAGGCGCCGCTTGGCTGTTCTCGAAAGAAAATTTCCTCAAGGAAAACACCGTTTTGAGTTTTGGAAAGCTTAGAGCGAGTTACGGCAGTTCGGGCAGTGATCAAATAGGGGATTATCAGTATTTGGATACCTATACTTCTTCAGGTCTGAATTATAATGGTGCAATAGGTTTGGATCCTACACGACTCTACAATCCAGATTTTAGTTGGGAAATCAATAAAAAATTGGAAGCTGCATTGGAAATGGGGCTTCTAAGTGATCGAATATTCTTTACGCTGGCTTGGTATCGAAATCGATCGTCCAATCAGCTGGTGGGAATTCCTTTGCCTGGCACCACTGGATTCAGCTCTATTAATGCCAATTTAAACGCGACCGTCCAAAATATGGGTCTGGAATTTACACTGCGAACCTTAAATTTTGAAAGTAGAAATTTTAAATGGACAACTAACTTTAATATCTCGGCTTCCCACAACAAACTGCTTTCTTTTCCAGGACTCGAAGGATCTACTTATTCTAATCGCTATGTTATCGGAGAATCTACAAGCATTGTAAAGACATATCAGTTAAATGGGGTCAATCCGCAAACCGGACTCTATGAAGTGGAAGATATCAATAAAGATGGAATGATTACTTCTTTGGAAGACAAAAAAAATATTGAGGATCTCACTCCAAAATATTTCGGAGGTTTAGAAAACCAGTTTCAATATGGAAATTGGCAATTGGATTTTCTTTTTCAATTTGTAAAACAGAAAAATTATGACTACAGTCCCAGCGTTCCTGGAGGAAGTTTCTTTAATCAGAATTCGGATATGACCAATGCATGGCAACATGCAGGCGATCAAGTTCCCTTTCAAATGAATACATCAGGTGAAAATGGGGATGCCGTAAATGCCTATTATAATTATCTGGACAGTAATGCCTCCATTGTAAATGCCTCTTTTATTCGATTAAAAAATGTTGCACTAAGTTATGACTTGCCACAACAGGCCATCAAAGGGGTGCACTGCAAAATCTCACTGCTGGGACAGAATGTGTTAACATTTACCCCATACAAAGGCGGTGATCCCGAATTTAAATATACTGCCTACCTGCCTCCGTTAAGAATAATCACGGCTGGTGTACAGCTTACTTTTTAA